Proteins from one Microcaecilia unicolor chromosome 2, aMicUni1.1, whole genome shotgun sequence genomic window:
- the UBE2K gene encoding ubiquitin-conjugating enzyme E2 K isoform X2, which translates to MTLRTVLLSLQALLAAAEPDDPQDAVVANQYKQNPEMFKQTARLWAHVYAGAPVSSPEYTKKIENLCAMGFDRNAVIVALSSKSWDVETATELLLSN; encoded by the exons ATGACTCTACGAACAGTATTGTTATCATTGCAAGCTTTGTTAGCAGCGGCAGAGCCAGATGATCCACAGGATGCGGTAGTTGCAAATCAG TACAAACAAAATCCGGAAATGTTTAAACAGACAGCTCGACTTTGGGCGCACGTGTATGCCGGAGCACCAGTGTCTAGTCCAGAAtacacaaaaaaaatagaaaatctatGTGCAATGGGGTTTGATAGG AATGCAGTAATAGTGGCCTTGTCTTCAAAATCATGGGATGTAGAGACTGCAACAGAACTACTTCTGAGTAACTGA